From the genome of Hymenobacter sp. PAMC 26628, one region includes:
- a CDS encoding pirin family protein translates to MLQHLPAADRHHAAPAPWLSSYFLFSFADYHDRHNVHFGPLRVFNDDHVAPQNGFPQHPHSEMEIVTLVLDGEVTHEDTLGNRTAITAGEVQRMTAGTGVAHSEMNRQEKPLHLYQLWFLPAQRGLAPSYEQKELNFLSGNSNELVPLVTGQKVLEDVVYMNSNSTVYWANLGAGKEIDFKTFPIRLVFIYVKEGSLVVNGVALGPNDQARIGDENAVRIIAEKDAQFILIDLPASEANY, encoded by the coding sequence ATGCTCCAGCACCTGCCCGCCGCCGACCGCCACCACGCCGCCCCGGCCCCGTGGCTGAGCAGCTACTTCCTGTTCTCATTCGCCGATTACCACGACCGCCACAACGTGCACTTTGGGCCCCTGCGGGTGTTCAACGACGACCACGTGGCCCCGCAAAACGGCTTTCCGCAGCACCCGCATTCGGAAATGGAAATTGTGACGCTGGTGCTCGACGGCGAGGTAACGCACGAAGACACGCTGGGCAACCGCACCGCCATTACGGCCGGCGAGGTGCAGCGCATGACCGCCGGCACCGGCGTGGCCCACTCCGAAATGAACCGCCAGGAAAAGCCGCTGCACCTCTACCAGCTGTGGTTTTTGCCGGCGCAGCGCGGCCTGGCCCCCAGCTACGAGCAGAAGGAGCTGAACTTTCTCAGCGGCAATAGCAACGAGCTGGTGCCACTCGTGACGGGCCAAAAGGTGCTCGAAGACGTAGTGTACATGAATTCTAACAGCACTGTGTACTGGGCCAACCTGGGCGCAGGCAAGGAAATTGACTTCAAAACCTTCCCCATTCGCCTGGTTTTCATCTACGTAAAAGAAGGCAGCCTCGTGGTGAACGGCGTGGCCCTGGGGCCCAACGACCAGGCCCGCATCGGCGACGAAAACGCCGTGCGCATCATAGCCGAAAAAGACGCCCAGTTCATTCTGATTGACCTGCCCGCCAGCGAGGCAAATTATTAG
- a CDS encoding DEAD/DEAH box helicase — MQTSDTPAQPAAPRAAAFTDFDLTPALQAALVELGWAAPTPVQAAVLPFVLGGHDVAGQAPTGSGKTAAYGLGLLQRLDPAENAVQVIVLVPARELALQVRDALRQLGKTTPNLRIASYYGGHPMRDERKAMENQLPHVIVATPGRLLDHLEQRTFIPNQLKVLVLDEADKLLDLGFQEEMATIVSRLPQRRQTLLFSATMPDKVLALVRSHLARPKVVNVDGGGAAGTAGAATLPENLVLRGHVVSAADQKPAALYHVISQPGAGRSLIFANTRDRVEELTRFLRGRGVAVEALHGKMMQPERDKALMKLRNGSATALVATDVAARGLDVDELDTVVQYDAPEQADTFQHRAGRTARAGAVGTAHLLVTPPEQAKLQNWPAAATVQWARLVPPALPAAAPKAPRPSTVSLHISAGKREKISAGDLVGAFVSVGGLEREAVGRIEVHEHYSFVAVPEAQAEAVLAKMQNAKVKGKKVKVAIVR; from the coding sequence GTGCAAACCTCTGATACGCCTGCCCAACCCGCCGCGCCCCGCGCCGCCGCTTTCACCGATTTCGACTTAACCCCCGCCCTGCAAGCCGCCCTGGTGGAGCTGGGCTGGGCCGCGCCTACGCCCGTGCAGGCCGCCGTGCTGCCCTTCGTGCTGGGCGGGCACGACGTGGCCGGCCAGGCCCCCACCGGCTCGGGCAAAACCGCCGCCTACGGCCTGGGCCTGCTCCAGCGCCTCGACCCAGCCGAAAACGCCGTGCAGGTGATTGTGCTGGTGCCCGCCCGCGAGTTGGCCCTGCAAGTGCGCGACGCCCTGCGCCAGCTCGGCAAAACCACCCCCAACCTGCGCATTGCCTCCTACTACGGCGGCCACCCCATGCGCGACGAGCGCAAGGCGATGGAAAACCAGCTGCCCCACGTCATCGTGGCCACGCCCGGCCGCCTGCTTGACCACCTGGAGCAGCGCACGTTCATTCCTAACCAACTGAAGGTATTGGTGTTGGACGAGGCCGACAAGCTGCTCGACTTGGGCTTCCAGGAAGAAATGGCCACCATTGTGAGCCGCCTGCCCCAGCGCCGCCAGACGCTGCTGTTTTCGGCCACCATGCCCGACAAAGTGCTGGCCCTCGTGCGCTCGCACCTGGCCCGGCCCAAGGTGGTGAACGTGGACGGCGGCGGGGCGGCCGGCACGGCCGGGGCCGCCACCCTGCCCGAAAACCTGGTGCTGCGCGGCCATGTGGTAAGCGCCGCTGACCAGAAGCCCGCCGCCCTGTACCACGTCATCAGCCAGCCCGGCGCGGGCCGCTCGCTCATTTTCGCCAACACCCGCGACCGGGTGGAGGAGCTGACGCGCTTTTTGCGCGGCCGGGGCGTGGCCGTCGAGGCCCTGCACGGCAAAATGATGCAGCCCGAGCGCGACAAAGCCCTGATGAAGCTGCGCAACGGCTCGGCTACCGCCTTGGTGGCCACTGACGTAGCAGCCCGCGGCCTCGACGTGGACGAGCTGGACACGGTGGTGCAGTACGACGCCCCCGAGCAGGCCGACACCTTCCAGCACCGGGCCGGGCGCACGGCCCGCGCCGGGGCCGTGGGTACTGCCCACCTCCTCGTGACGCCCCCCGAGCAGGCCAAACTGCAAAACTGGCCCGCCGCGGCCACCGTGCAGTGGGCCCGCCTGGTGCCCCCCGCCCTGCCCGCCGCCGCGCCCAAGGCCCCGCGCCCCAGCACGGTATCGCTGCACATTTCGGCCGGCAAGCGCGAAAAAATCAGCGCCGGCGACCTCGTGGGGGCCTTCGTGAGCGTGGGCGGCCTGGAGCGCGAGGCCGTGGGCCGCATCGAGGTGCACGAGCACTACAGCTTCGTGGCCGTGCCCGAGGCCCAGGCCGAAGCGGTGCTGGCCAAAATGCAGAACGCCAAGGTGAAAGGCAAAAAAGTGAAGGTGGCCATCGTGCGCTAA
- a CDS encoding DUF2062 domain-containing protein yields MTVASSSPAPVPPEGPAARPNWLRRVLLDPLVNLLKAGLSPGQLALTVGLGAALGVAPTFGLTTLIATGVALRLRLNVAALQLVCHLLTPVQLLLLLPFLRYGGELLGQGNIMAHFTLAQLQRQVRHEPMALLRLLWRAELGALLIWAVAAVPVVALLYFGLRPVFRRVVRKHEESEALAATPVAEQ; encoded by the coding sequence ATGACCGTTGCTTCTTCCTCGCCTGCCCCGGTCCCACCGGAGGGCCCCGCGGCCCGGCCCAACTGGCTGCGCCGGGTGCTGCTCGACCCGCTGGTGAATCTACTGAAGGCGGGGCTCTCGCCCGGCCAGCTGGCCCTCACGGTGGGGCTGGGCGCGGCCCTGGGGGTGGCCCCCACGTTTGGCCTCACCACCCTTATTGCCACCGGCGTGGCCCTGCGCCTGCGCCTGAACGTGGCCGCCTTGCAACTTGTCTGCCACCTGCTTACGCCGGTGCAGCTGCTGCTGCTGCTGCCGTTTCTGCGCTACGGCGGCGAACTGCTGGGCCAGGGCAACATCATGGCACACTTCACGCTGGCGCAGCTTCAACGCCAGGTGCGCCACGAGCCAATGGCCCTGCTGCGCCTGCTGTGGCGGGCCGAGCTGGGGGCCCTGCTCATTTGGGCAGTGGCGGCGGTGCCGGTGGTGGCGCTGCTGTACTTTGGCTTGCGCCCGGTGTTCCGGCGGGTGGTGCGCAAGCATGAAGAATCGGAGGCGCTGGCAGCTACGCCGGTTGCTGAACAATAA
- a CDS encoding YihY/virulence factor BrkB family protein — MPHTFLSVHRPGPWYRELPLLLRHAARELAANDPLRLGAATAFFTTFALPPILIILIQLLRALYPSSLVRTMLLGKLSNVLGRSATGLIEQILSNVADPRRTRLVTWAGFVFLVFIATTLFTIIQHSLNQLWQIRPRRHSAPLAVALRERLRSGGVLLATGALAVLAFSTDAALGLFADSIRDFDTTLVYYVVRGLNSLAAFTILAVWFGLTFRTLSLAKVPWQAVRRGALVTAVLISLGETVLGKLLVSQDLGPVYGPAAGLVLVLLFVFYCAMIFYFGAAFTKVYAMRLGLSIRPKKSAVRYRLVNVDEDDH, encoded by the coding sequence ATGCCACACACTTTTTTGTCCGTCCACCGGCCGGGCCCCTGGTACCGCGAGCTGCCGCTGCTGCTGCGCCACGCCGCCCGCGAGCTGGCCGCCAACGACCCCCTGCGCCTGGGGGCCGCCACGGCGTTCTTCACCACGTTTGCCCTGCCGCCCATCCTCATCATCCTCATCCAGCTGCTGCGGGCCCTCTACCCCTCGTCGCTGGTGCGCACCATGCTGCTGGGCAAGCTCAGCAACGTGCTGGGGCGGTCGGCCACGGGCCTCATCGAGCAGATTCTCAGCAACGTGGCCGACCCGCGCCGCACCCGGCTCGTGACGTGGGCGGGCTTCGTTTTTCTCGTGTTCATCGCCACCACGCTCTTCACCATCATCCAGCACTCGCTGAACCAACTGTGGCAAATTCGGCCCCGGCGCCACAGCGCGCCGTTGGCGGTGGCCCTGCGCGAGCGGCTGCGCTCGGGCGGCGTGCTGCTGGCCACGGGGGCCCTGGCGGTGCTCGCTTTCAGCACCGACGCGGCACTGGGCTTGTTTGCCGACAGCATCCGCGACTTCGACACCACCCTGGTATACTACGTGGTACGGGGCCTGAATTCGCTGGCCGCCTTCACCATCCTGGCCGTGTGGTTCGGGCTCACGTTCCGCACCTTGAGTTTGGCCAAAGTGCCTTGGCAGGCCGTGCGGCGCGGGGCTTTGGTCACGGCCGTGCTCATCAGCCTGGGCGAAACCGTGCTCGGCAAATTGCTCGTAAGCCAGGACCTGGGGCCCGTGTACGGCCCGGCGGCAGGGCTGGTGCTGGTACTGCTGTTCGTATTTTACTGCGCCATGATCTTTTACTTCGGCGCGGCCTTCACCAAGGTGTACGCCATGCGCCTGGGTCTGTCCATCCGGCCCAAAAAGTCAGCGGTGCGCTACCGGCTGGTCAATGTCGACGAAGACGACCATTAG
- a CDS encoding phytoene desaturase family protein: MSSKPWDAVIIGSGPNGLSAGTVLAARGLRVLIVEGADSLSAGTRTQEITLPGFRHDLGSAVHPLGYLSPYFQTLPLAKFGLEWVVPPASVAHPLDGQEAVILSKSIAETAQNLGIDADAYRALIEPFLGRTGELLRDVLKPLGVPHSPLLLARFGLKALLPANFFAKHFFQGPRARALFAGCAAHSVLPFDKLFTAAIGLLFLVTGHAENWAFPRGGAQSLTDALAAYFQSLGGEIRLATPIFRFEDLPPARTYLFDTDAGQLARIARLHLPAAYRRRLESFRYGPGIFKVDYALSGPIPWQDPRCLRASTVHLGGPIGEIARGEKDAWQGRHAASPYVLLCQQSLFDATRAPAGQHTGWAYCHVPAGSTQDMSAHIDRQIERFAPGFQDLVLARHTMNTHAVQAYNPNYVGGAITGGAVNLAQLFTRPVARLDPYRTPNPDLFICSASTPPGGGVHGMCGYHAAQSVLKRLGIRR, from the coding sequence ATGAGCAGCAAACCCTGGGACGCGGTAATCATTGGCTCGGGGCCCAACGGGCTGAGCGCGGGCACCGTGCTGGCTGCTCGCGGCCTGCGCGTGCTCATCGTGGAAGGGGCCGATTCGCTGAGCGCCGGCACCCGCACCCAGGAAATCACCCTGCCCGGTTTTCGGCACGACCTGGGCTCGGCGGTGCACCCGCTGGGCTACCTCTCGCCCTACTTCCAAACCTTGCCTTTGGCGAAGTTTGGCCTGGAATGGGTGGTGCCGCCCGCCTCGGTGGCGCACCCGCTGGACGGGCAGGAGGCAGTCATCCTCTCCAAATCCATCGCGGAAACGGCTCAGAACTTGGGCATTGACGCGGACGCTTACCGGGCCCTGATCGAGCCTTTTTTGGGGCGCACCGGCGAGCTGCTGCGCGACGTGCTGAAGCCGCTGGGCGTGCCGCACAGCCCGTTGCTGCTGGCCCGTTTCGGTCTGAAAGCCCTGCTGCCGGCCAACTTCTTTGCCAAGCATTTCTTCCAAGGGCCCCGGGCGCGGGCCTTATTTGCGGGGTGCGCAGCTCACAGCGTGCTACCGTTCGATAAGCTGTTTACTGCCGCCATCGGCCTGCTGTTTTTGGTAACGGGGCACGCCGAGAACTGGGCGTTCCCCCGGGGCGGCGCGCAAAGCCTCACCGACGCCCTGGCGGCTTACTTTCAAAGCTTGGGCGGCGAAATTCGGCTCGCTACCCCTATTTTCCGGTTCGAGGACCTGCCCCCGGCCCGCACGTATTTGTTCGACACCGATGCCGGCCAGCTGGCCCGCATTGCCCGGCTGCACCTGCCGGCGGCCTACCGGCGGCGGCTGGAAAGCTTCCGGTACGGTCCTGGCATTTTCAAGGTGGATTACGCCTTGAGCGGCCCCATCCCGTGGCAAGACCCGCGCTGCCTGCGCGCCTCCACGGTGCACCTGGGGGGCCCCATCGGGGAAATTGCCCGCGGCGAAAAAGACGCTTGGCAAGGCCGCCACGCCGCAAGCCCCTACGTGCTGCTCTGCCAGCAAAGCCTGTTTGACGCTACCCGGGCCCCAGCGGGCCAGCACACCGGCTGGGCCTATTGCCACGTGCCCGCCGGCTCGACCCAGGACATGAGTGCGCACATCGACCGCCAAATTGAGCGCTTTGCCCCGGGCTTCCAGGACCTCGTGCTGGCCCGGCACACCATGAACACGCACGCCGTGCAGGCCTACAACCCCAACTACGTGGGCGGGGCCATCACGGGCGGTGCCGTGAATTTGGCGCAGCTATTTACCCGGCCGGTGGCGCGGCTCGACCCCTACCGCACGCCCAACCCCGACCTTTTCATCTGCTCGGCATCTACGCCGCCGGGCGGGGGCGTGCACGGCATGTGCGGCTACCACGCCGCCCAAAGCGTGCTGAAACGACTGGGCATCCGGCGCTAA
- a CDS encoding RagB/SusD family nutrient uptake outer membrane protein produces MKTAHAVRLLAFTALASLSQGCQKFLDKEPLGATTQSNLFNDPVNAVQAVNAIYDVASWDQGPKFGVGDYVGQTYEWMFGDVMSDDAAKGSTPSDFSALIDLKNWTVNPSNVPVTTLWVHSFTGIARANTVINNIDGGTIDATLKARLKGEALFLRAYFYFNLVKTFGGMPLFEKAVLPTEVASVTRSSIAETYAFVEKDLKAAVALLPEKTGYASADLGRATKGAANGYLARAIMYQLGTDNTNKHTWQEVYDLTSTVITSGQYSLLANYAAIHQTIGENSSESVFEIQFATSNDTYGPIMTGTTNNVFQNNRVATKVSSDPASANVPGTGWGYGFNNPTQNLVNEFEANDPRLEATVYKNNDIVLGLRETIDLSQNDTGYLSRKVAILVPTANQAGPQNIRKMRYADILLMKAEAAAQTSKNAEAVALVNQVRARARTSTRPPGATAVGTADNYAPANTPAGTLPDLTAGLAGQPLLTAIWHERRVELAEESLRFWDLIRTGRYFGVLPSAVAARAMTHSITTGVVNPIPLLPIDLNDAQVWKLPQNPGYN; encoded by the coding sequence ATGAAAACCGCCCACGCAGTTCGATTGCTGGCCTTTACGGCGCTGGCATCGCTTTCGCAAGGATGCCAGAAGTTCCTTGACAAAGAGCCCCTCGGGGCCACCACCCAGAGCAATCTGTTCAACGACCCCGTGAACGCCGTGCAGGCCGTGAACGCCATTTACGATGTGGCCTCCTGGGACCAGGGCCCCAAGTTTGGGGTGGGCGACTACGTGGGGCAGACCTACGAGTGGATGTTCGGGGACGTGATGAGCGACGACGCCGCGAAGGGCAGCACGCCCAGCGACTTCTCTGCCCTCATCGATCTGAAAAACTGGACCGTGAACCCCTCCAACGTGCCGGTTACTACGTTGTGGGTGCACAGCTTCACGGGCATTGCCCGAGCCAACACGGTGATTAACAACATCGACGGCGGCACCATCGACGCCACGTTGAAGGCACGCCTGAAGGGCGAGGCCCTGTTTCTGCGAGCGTACTTCTACTTCAACTTGGTGAAGACATTCGGCGGCATGCCGCTGTTTGAAAAAGCGGTGCTGCCCACCGAAGTCGCCAGCGTGACGCGCAGCAGCATTGCCGAAACCTACGCGTTTGTCGAGAAAGACCTGAAAGCCGCCGTGGCCCTGCTGCCCGAAAAAACCGGCTACGCCAGCGCCGACCTCGGCCGCGCCACCAAAGGCGCCGCCAACGGCTACCTGGCCCGCGCCATCATGTACCAGTTGGGTACCGACAACACCAACAAGCATACCTGGCAGGAAGTGTACGACCTGACCAGCACTGTCATCACCTCGGGCCAGTACAGCCTGCTGGCTAACTACGCTGCCATCCACCAAACGATTGGCGAAAACAGTAGCGAATCGGTGTTCGAAATTCAGTTTGCCACCTCTAACGACACGTACGGCCCTATCATGACGGGCACGACCAATAACGTGTTCCAGAACAACCGCGTGGCGACCAAGGTCTCGAGCGACCCTGCCAGTGCCAACGTGCCGGGTACCGGCTGGGGGTACGGCTTCAACAACCCCACCCAGAACTTGGTCAACGAGTTTGAGGCCAACGACCCGCGCCTGGAAGCTACCGTTTACAAGAACAACGACATCGTGCTCGGCTTGCGCGAAACCATTGATTTATCGCAGAACGATACGGGTTACCTGAGCCGGAAGGTGGCCATCCTGGTGCCCACTGCCAACCAGGCAGGGCCCCAGAACATCCGCAAGATGCGCTACGCCGACATTCTGCTGATGAAGGCCGAAGCCGCCGCCCAAACCAGCAAAAACGCCGAAGCCGTGGCCCTGGTGAACCAAGTGCGGGCCCGGGCGCGTACCTCTACCCGTCCGCCCGGCGCTACTGCGGTGGGCACGGCCGACAACTACGCACCCGCTAATACGCCCGCCGGCACCCTGCCCGACCTGACCGCCGGCCTCGCGGGCCAGCCCTTGCTGACCGCCATTTGGCACGAGCGCCGCGTAGAGTTGGCCGAGGAGTCGCTGCGCTTCTGGGACTTGATCCGCACGGGCCGCTACTTCGGGGTGCTGCCCAGCGCGGTGGCCGCCCGGGCCATGACGCACAGCATCACGACCGGGGTGGTGAACCCCATTCCGCTGTTGCCTATCGACCTCAACGATGCACAGGTGTGGAAGCTGCCCCAGAACCCCGGCTACAACTAA
- a CDS encoding SusC/RagA family TonB-linked outer membrane protein has protein sequence MKSVLLAVLVVFALVLRPFGAAAQAQTIQGIIKDSKGEALPGVTVLVKGTTNGASTGADGRFTLQAPANSVLVISSVGFTRQEIPVAGTNGNVNVTLADNAQALNDVVVIGYGTARKSDLTGSVASVSGAQLTQVATSDPVQALQGRVAGVDVTSNSGQPGSGTRIRIRGVGTINNADPLYVVDGIQTGDISFLLPTDIESTEILKDASATAIYGSRGANGVVLITTKHGKAGRTQFNLFGYTGFQQIRKKLDLTNAQQYATLVTEAYANGGGVVPSDYSALLNSALQGSVPGFNYQDFVTQKGLITNYSLSASGGTEQNRYLISGNYFQQDGIIQATGLKKYVIRVNDDAKLTERVKVGVSATFSNANQTGAGDGQGGAFYSTVLQNAIQANPISSPYNADGTFSYNNITSFTPNLGRYLQEQTFNKTYSTNLFTNGYLDVSLAKDLTFRSTFGINYNNYHPKVYQPQYYLGPNDQRSQSALVETRGDNVSWVWSNYVNYNKDLGNNSSFSATLGQEAQRAYGNSISITGYDVPADVSLQYISASRAANSTVRSGQYDSGLLSYFGRANYNFRDRYLVTATLRFDQTSRFLGSQRTGTFPSVGVAWNLSNEEFMKGITAISVLKLRGSYGAVGNQNAAPNYGYASVATNNQNYVFGPNKAKSPGLAIATLNNPDLRWETALTTDFGIDAAFLDNKLTFTGDYFERKTEHMIALLPVPNFVGQAPASANVASLRNRGVELALNYRNEIGKLQYNFGVNFTKVNNLITDLGGANPIASGNVLSQIGNTTRTDVGHEIAYFYGLQADGIFHSQAEADSYLQPGAKAGDVKYRDINGDGKIDANDNTYLGSATPRFSYGASLNLSYSNFDFKVLLYGVQGAEAINAAAFNLSKSSNFAGLWNNFYADRMDRWTPTNTGSDQPRVTSNDTNNGGGYNDKFSSRYVEDASYLRARNMELGYSLPKAVLTKFQINGFRVFASVDNVFTITKYRGLDPEISATGYYNNPLAYGVDFGNYPQPRTYRLGLNVQF, from the coding sequence ATGAAATCCGTTTTACTTGCGGTGCTCGTGGTGTTTGCGCTGGTACTGCGGCCCTTTGGCGCAGCCGCCCAAGCGCAAACAATCCAAGGAATAATTAAGGACAGCAAGGGCGAGGCCCTGCCGGGCGTTACGGTCCTCGTAAAGGGCACCACCAACGGCGCCAGCACGGGGGCCGACGGCCGCTTCACGCTGCAGGCCCCCGCCAACAGCGTACTGGTCATTAGCTCGGTTGGATTTACGCGCCAAGAAATTCCCGTGGCGGGCACCAATGGCAACGTGAACGTGACGCTCGCCGACAACGCGCAGGCCCTGAACGACGTCGTGGTCATCGGCTACGGCACGGCCCGCAAGAGCGACCTCACCGGCTCGGTGGCTTCCGTAAGCGGGGCCCAGCTGACGCAGGTGGCCACTTCTGACCCCGTGCAGGCCTTGCAAGGCCGCGTGGCGGGGGTAGACGTTACTTCCAACAGCGGCCAGCCCGGCTCCGGTACCCGCATCCGGATCCGTGGCGTGGGCACCATCAACAACGCCGACCCGCTGTACGTGGTGGACGGCATCCAGACGGGCGACATCAGCTTCTTGCTGCCCACCGACATTGAGTCGACGGAAATCCTGAAGGACGCTTCGGCCACGGCCATTTACGGCTCGCGGGGCGCCAACGGCGTGGTGCTCATCACCACCAAGCACGGCAAAGCCGGCAGAACGCAGTTCAACCTGTTCGGCTACACGGGCTTCCAGCAAATCCGTAAAAAGCTGGACCTGACCAATGCCCAGCAGTACGCTACGCTGGTGACCGAGGCGTACGCCAACGGCGGCGGTGTGGTGCCCTCCGACTACTCGGCCCTGCTGAACAGCGCGTTGCAAGGCAGCGTGCCCGGCTTCAACTACCAGGATTTTGTGACCCAGAAGGGCCTGATCACCAACTACTCGCTGTCGGCCTCGGGCGGCACTGAGCAGAACCGCTACCTCATCAGCGGCAACTACTTCCAGCAGGACGGTATCATCCAGGCAACGGGCCTGAAGAAGTACGTCATCCGTGTGAACGACGACGCCAAGCTAACTGAGCGGGTGAAAGTGGGCGTCTCGGCCACGTTCTCCAACGCCAACCAGACCGGTGCCGGCGACGGCCAGGGCGGTGCTTTCTACAGCACGGTGCTCCAGAACGCCATCCAGGCCAACCCCATCTCGTCGCCCTACAACGCCGACGGGACCTTCTCCTACAATAACATCACGAGCTTCACGCCCAACCTAGGCCGCTACCTCCAGGAGCAGACGTTTAACAAAACATACAGCACCAACCTGTTCACCAACGGCTACCTCGACGTGTCGCTGGCCAAGGACCTGACGTTCCGCTCCACGTTCGGCATCAACTATAACAACTACCACCCCAAGGTGTACCAGCCCCAGTACTACCTGGGTCCCAACGACCAACGCTCGCAGAGCGCCCTGGTTGAAACCCGCGGCGACAACGTCTCGTGGGTGTGGTCGAATTACGTGAACTACAACAAGGACTTGGGTAACAACAGCTCGTTTTCGGCCACGCTGGGCCAAGAAGCCCAGCGGGCCTACGGCAACAGTATTTCCATCACGGGCTACGATGTGCCCGCCGACGTGTCGTTGCAGTACATTTCGGCCTCCCGGGCCGCCAACTCAACGGTGCGCAGCGGCCAGTACGACAGCGGCTTGCTTTCGTACTTCGGCCGGGCCAACTATAACTTCCGCGACCGGTACTTGGTGACGGCCACCTTGCGCTTCGACCAGACGTCGCGCTTCCTGGGCTCGCAGCGCACGGGTACGTTTCCGTCCGTGGGCGTGGCCTGGAACCTGTCCAACGAGGAATTCATGAAGGGCATTACTGCAATTTCAGTGCTGAAGCTGCGCGGCAGCTACGGCGCCGTGGGTAACCAAAACGCGGCTCCCAACTACGGGTACGCCTCGGTGGCCACCAACAACCAGAACTACGTGTTCGGGCCCAATAAAGCCAAGAGCCCCGGCTTAGCCATTGCCACGCTGAACAACCCCGACCTGCGCTGGGAAACGGCCCTTACGACTGACTTCGGCATCGACGCGGCGTTCCTCGACAACAAGCTGACCTTCACCGGTGATTACTTCGAGCGGAAAACCGAGCACATGATTGCCCTGCTGCCGGTGCCCAACTTTGTGGGCCAGGCCCCCGCCAGCGCCAACGTGGCCTCGCTGCGCAACCGCGGCGTGGAACTGGCTTTGAACTACCGAAACGAGATTGGTAAGCTCCAATACAACTTTGGGGTGAACTTCACGAAGGTCAACAACTTAATCACCGACCTGGGCGGTGCCAACCCCATTGCCAGCGGCAACGTGCTCTCGCAAATCGGCAACACCACCCGCACGGACGTGGGTCACGAAATTGCTTATTTCTACGGCCTCCAGGCCGATGGCATTTTCCACTCGCAGGCCGAAGCCGACAGCTACTTGCAGCCCGGCGCCAAAGCTGGCGACGTGAAGTACCGCGACATCAACGGCGACGGGAAGATTGACGCCAACGACAACACCTACCTGGGCAGTGCCACGCCCCGCTTCAGCTACGGCGCATCGCTGAACCTGTCGTACAGCAACTTCGATTTCAAGGTTCTGCTCTATGGTGTGCAAGGCGCCGAAGCCATCAACGCAGCGGCCTTCAACTTGTCGAAGTCCAGCAACTTCGCTGGCCTGTGGAACAACTTCTACGCCGACCGCATGGACCGCTGGACGCCCACCAACACCGGCTCCGACCAGCCCCGCGTGACCTCGAACGACACCAACAACGGCGGTGGCTACAACGACAAGTTCAGCAGCCGCTACGTGGAAGACGCCAGCTACCTGCGCGCCCGCAACATGGAGCTAGGCTATTCGCTGCCCAAAGCCGTGCTCACCAAGTTCCAGATCAACGGCTTCCGGGTGTTTGCTTCGGTTGACAACGTGTTCACCATCACTAAGTACCGCGGCCTCGACCCCGAAATTTCCGCTACCGGCTACTACAACAACCCCCTGGCCTACGGCGTGGATTTTGGCAACTACCCCCAGCCCCGCACCTACCGCCTGGGCCTCAACGTGCAGTTCTAA
- a CDS encoding zinc-dependent peptidase translates to MSYFLSLAVLAAVVFGFYRYVTADGRRRAAALATGFSATGRALLAEHAAFYRALSNAEKERFEQRVLLFLADARITGVQTEVDELTRLLVAAAAVIPTFGFPEWTYAHLGEVLIVPDAWVLGPDPAQGVPPLQGTLLGSVQPFQNQHYMRLSKAALLQGFANPQDRQNVGIHEFAHLLDEADGVIDGVPQVALPAHLLGPWAAVVHRELEALRAGKSEINPYAGTNEAEFFAVVTEYFFEKPDQLQAHHPELYALLTELFHQGPSARRGPTAGPRQWLQKLRGPGKFGPNLPCPCGSGKLYKNCHQLAA, encoded by the coding sequence ATGTCGTACTTCTTAAGCTTGGCCGTGCTGGCTGCCGTGGTCTTTGGGTTTTACCGCTATGTTACAGCCGACGGCCGACGCCGCGCCGCGGCCTTGGCTACGGGCTTTTCGGCCACGGGGCGGGCCCTACTGGCCGAACACGCAGCCTTTTATAGGGCCCTGAGTAACGCCGAAAAAGAGCGTTTTGAGCAGCGCGTGCTGCTATTTCTGGCCGATGCGCGCATCACCGGCGTACAAACCGAGGTAGATGAGCTAACGCGCTTGCTGGTGGCAGCGGCGGCCGTCATCCCCACGTTTGGGTTTCCGGAGTGGACGTACGCCCACCTGGGCGAGGTGCTGATAGTGCCCGACGCCTGGGTGCTGGGCCCCGACCCCGCCCAGGGTGTACCGCCACTGCAAGGCACGCTGCTGGGCTCAGTGCAGCCCTTCCAAAATCAGCACTACATGCGCCTCTCCAAGGCCGCGCTACTTCAGGGCTTTGCCAACCCACAAGACCGCCAAAACGTGGGCATCCACGAGTTTGCGCACTTGCTCGACGAGGCCGATGGGGTAATTGACGGCGTGCCCCAAGTGGCACTGCCTGCCCACTTGTTGGGGCCCTGGGCGGCCGTGGTGCACCGCGAATTGGAAGCCCTGCGGGCCGGCAAGTCGGAAATCAACCCCTACGCGGGCACCAACGAGGCCGAGTTTTTTGCCGTCGTCACGGAATACTTTTTCGAGAAGCCTGACCAGCTACAAGCCCACCACCCCGAGCTGTACGCCCTGCTCACCGAGCTTTTCCACCAGGGCCCCAGCGCCCGCCGGGGCCCTACGGCCGGCCCGCGCCAATGGCTGCAGAAGCTACGGGGCCCCGGCAAGTTTGGCCCCAATTTGCCCTGCCCCTGCGGCAGCGGAAAGCTGTACAAAAATTGCCACCAGCTGGCGGCGTAG